The sequence below is a genomic window from Streptomyces sp. NBC_00582.
TGCCGGGCGCGGTCATCGGGCTCGCCCGCCGCTACATGTCGCAGCCCACGCACATCCGCGCCACCGCGCCGGACGACGAGGGCGTGACCGTCGCGAACATCTCGCAGCACGTGTACCGCGCGCACAACATGGACAAGCCCGAGATGGTCGCGCGCATCCTGCAGGCCGAGGGCCGTGGCCTCGCCATGATCTTCTGCCGCACCAAGCGCACCGCCGCCGATCTCGCCGACCAGCTCAAGCAGCGCGGCTTCGCCTCCGGCGCGGTCCACGGCGACCTCGGCCAGGGAGCGCGCGAGCAGGCGCTGCGCGCCTTCCGCAACGGCAAGGTGGACGTGCTCGTCTGCACCGACGTCGCCGCGCGCGGCATCGACGTCGAGGGCGTCACGCACGTCATCAACTACCAGACGCCCGAGGACGAGAAGACGTACCTGCACCGCGTCGGCCGTACGGGCCGCGCGGGCGCCAAGGGCATCGCGGTCACGCTCGTCGACTGGGACGACATCCCGCGCTGGCAGCTCATCAACAAGGCGCTGGAGCTTTCGTTCAACGATCCGCCGGAGACGTACTCCACCTCCCCGCACTTCTTCGAGGAGATGAACATCCCCGCGGGCACCAAGGGTGTCCTGCCGCGCTCCGAGCGCACGCGCGCGGGGCTGGACGCGGAGGAGCTGGAGGACCTGGGCGAGCCGGGCGGCCGCGGTGCGCGCGGCGGCCGGGGTGAGCGTGGGGGCCGTGGCGAGCGCGGTGGCCGGGGCGAGTCCCGTTCCGCCGACCGTTCCGAGAGCGAGCGTCCGGCCCGTACGCCGCGCCGTCGCCGTCGTACGCGCGGCGGAGCCGGCCTCGACGGAGCACCGGAGGTCTCCACGACGGAGCAGACGCCCGTGGCCGAGGAGGCCCCCGCGTCCCGCACCCCGCGCCGTCGACGCCGTACGCGCGGCGGAGCGGCCGCCGAGGCGACCGTCGTGACAGCGGTGACGCCCGCGGCTCCCGAGGCCGCGGAGACGGCCCTGACGACCGCGGAGGGCCCCTCCCTGGACCCCGCCGGGACCGCGCAGGGCACCGAGGGTCCGGCCAAGCCGCGCCGCCGCCGCACCCGTAGGTCCGCGGAGACCACCCCGGCCACCGAGACGGCCCCGGCTGCGGAGCTGACGCCGGCTCAGGCCCCGTCCGCCGAAACGGCCGTGGCCACGGCCGAGGGCACGGAGCCGGCCGCCGAGGTCCCCGCCGCACCGCGCCGCCGCACCCGCAAGGCCGCTGCCGCGACTCCGGCCGCCGAGGCCGTTGCGGAGACCGCGGTCGACACGGCCGAGGCCGTCGAGGCCAAGCCGCGCCGCACGCGGAAGACCGCCACCACCGCCCCGGCGGAAACCGCGGTCGACACCGCCGAGGCCGTCGAAGCCAAGCCGCGCCGCACTCGCAAGACGGCCACCACCGCTCCGGCGGAGGCCGTGGTCGACACGGCCGAGGCCGTCGAAGCCAAGCCGCGCCGCACCCGCAAGACGGCCACCACCGCCCCGGCGGAAACCGCCGTGGACACGGCCGAGGCCGCGGAGGCCAAGCCGCGCCGCACCCGCAAGACCGCCACCACCGCCCCGGCGGAAACCGCGGTCGACACCGCCGAGGCCGTCGAAGCCAAGCCGCGCCGTACGCGGAAGGCCGCCGCCGGCGCTCCGGAGGCGGAGGCGGAGGCGGAGGCCACCGAGGCGGTTGCCAAGCCGCGCCGCACCCGCAAGACGGCCGCCGCCGCTCCGGCGGAGGCCGTGGTCGACACGGCCGAGGCCGTCGAGGCCAAGCCCCGGCGCCGGACCACCCGCAAGGTCGCCGAGGCTCCGGAGACGGCCACCACGGCCGAGATCCCGGCCCAGGCCACGGCGGTGGAGGCGGAGGCCAAGCCGCGCCGCACCCGCAAGACCGCCGCCGCTCCGGCGGAGGCCGCCGTGGACACCGCCGAGGGCACGGAGGCCAAGCCGCGCCGCACGCGGAAGGTCGCGGTCGCCGCTCCGGCGTCGGAGGCCGTCGAGGTGACCGAGGCGAAGCCCCGTCGCACCCGCAAGACCGCGGCCGCCGCTCCGGCGGAAGCCGTCGAGGTGACTGAGGTGACCGAGGCGAAGCCCCGTCGCACCCGCAAGACCGCCGCCACCGCTTCGGCGGAGGTCGCCGTGGACACGGCCGAGGCCACGGAGGCCAAGCCGCGCCGTACCCGCAAGGCCGCCGCCGCGGTGACCGCCGAGATCCCGGCTCAGGCCACGGCCGAGCAGGCGGAGGCCAAGCCGCGCCGTACCCGTAAGACGGCGGCCACGGCGGACGCCGCGGTCGACGCCGCCGAGGTGAAGCCGAGGGTGCGCCGCACCCGTAAGGCCACCGCCGCGGCGGATCCCACGGACGGCTGACACACCGGCTGCACGGCCCGACGGCCCGGTTCCTCCACCCGGAGGAACCGGGCCGTCGGCGTTCCCCACCCCCCGGTGGACGGCCGCGCGTTCCGCCGCGAGCCCCTCCGGGTAGCCTCGGCACGTGACCAGGCCGATCGACTCCTCGACCCCGTTCCCTCCGCCTCCCGGTGCCCGTGCGTACCCGTTGCGGACCGCACGCGGTGACTTCGCCGTCGTCGACTCGCCGGTGGCCGCCGGTGTCGAGGAGCGGGGCGTGGCGCTGCTGCTGCCCGGATTCACCGGCAGCAAGGAGGACTTCCACCGGCTCCACGGGCCCCTCGCGGCGCGCGGCTACCGGATGGTGGCCGTGGACGGGCGCGGGCAGAACGAGTCGGACGGGCCGGCCGACGACGAATCCCCCTACGCCCGCGAGGAGTTGGCCCGGGACGTGCTCGCGCAGGCGGCGGCGCTCGGCACACCCGTGCATCTCGTGGGACATTCCCTGGGCGGCCAGATCGCCCGTGCGGCGGTCCTGATCGACCACTCCCCCTTCGTGTCCTTCACCCTGATGTCCTCGGGGCCGGCCGAGATCTCGGAGTCGCAGAAGCTGCGTGTGAAGCTGCTGCACGACGCGCTCGCCGTGATGACGATGCCCGAGGTGTGGGAGGCGATCCGGGCGATGGGGCCGCCGGAGGAGGTCGGGGGTCCGGCTCGCGGCTTCGGCGATCCCGAGCAGCTGCGGCTGCGCTGGCTGAACCACAAGCCCGCCCAGTTGCTCGCCACGGGCCGGCAGCTGTGCGCGGAGCCGAACCGCGTGGCCGAACTGGCCGCCGTACGACTGCCCTTCCACGTCCTGTCGGGGGCACGGGACGACACCTGGCCGCTGCCTCTCCTCGACGCGATGGCCGTGGAGCTGCGGGCCGACCGGACCGTCGTCCCGGAGGCCGAGCACTCACCGAACCTGGACCAGCCCCTCCCGACGGCCCACGCCCTCGCCGACTTCTGGGACGGACACCCCCGCACGGGCTAGTACTGCGTCTGTACGTGCTCCCAGAACCCGTCCCGCAGTGCGCGCCGCAGGTCGGACTGGCCGCGCAGGGAGTACTGGAGGATGCCCTCGGCCTCCACCAGGAGGTCCTGGTCGACGGAGCCGGGCAGATAGGGGTGGCCGGGGAGCAGCTCGGCGAGGGCCTCCCGGCCGCGTGCCGCGAGCCACTTCGCCGCGATCTGGGCGCCGACGAAGCGGACGTCCTCGCGGGTGGGCCGGGTGGCGCCGCTCGCCTCGTAGGCGGGGGCGGTGCGCCGGGCGACGTACGGCTTGAAGAAGTCGAGGTCGAGGGTGCGCTGGCTGTCGACCTCCCAGAGCAGCGGCTCGGCCTGGTTGCGGCCCTCGGGTGCCTCGATGCCCCAGAGGTGGACGCGGGCGCCGTACCCCTGTGCGGCCTCCACCGCCGAGACCAGGTCCTCGTCGCCGCCGAGGAGGGCGGCGTCGCTGATGGCGCGGTGCCGGGCCAGGGACTCGAGGTCGGTCCGGATCAGGGAGTCGACGCCCTTCTGCTGGTTGTTGGCGTTGAGGTTGCCCAAGCGGACCTTGACGTCGGGGAGTTCGGCGATGGACTGCTGCTCGGCGGTGTGGATGCGGCGTCGGGCGCCGTCGTACCAGTAGACGCGCAGCAGCCGGCTGTCCGCGAAGATCGTGCGGGCGCGGTCGATGAGCGCCTCGATCAGCCCTTCGGCGTCGAGGTCGAAGGCCCTGCGGTCCTCCGTCCCGGCGATCAGCCGGCCCGCGGCGGCGTAGAGGTACCCCGCGTCGACGAAGATCGCGTGGGTCGAGGGTGTCTTGGCCACCTCGGCGAGCATGCGGGTCAGCAGCTCGTTCGTACGGTCGATGCGGGCGGCGAGGGCCGGGAGGTCGTCGTTCATCACCTCCATTGTCCCGGCGGTCACGCTGTGAACACAACCGATCCCGTTCAGTCTCCGCACACTCTCTTACCCGCCGGTAATTAGTCGTTCGAAAAATTTCTTTAGCGTAGGGAATGTTTGTAACACGCAGCCCGTTGACTCCTCATGTAGCAAGCAATCCTCCAGGAGGATGACCAGACGAAGGGAGAAGCCCGTGCGCTTCGAAATCATGCGACTCGACGACGTCGACGGCACGCCCGTGGACTGCACCGTCGTGGACGCCGCCTCCGTCAACCGGATCGTGCAGGACGCCGCCGCCATCGGGCAGCGGCTGTGGATCCGACCGGCCGACTCCGCGGCCTCATAGTCCGCGGCGCTCACCACACTTCAGAGCCCCGTACGGCGCCGATCGCCGTACGGGGCTCTGCGCGTACGCGGGCTCAGCCGGCCCGGACGACCTGGGTGATCCCGTTGATGATCTGCTGCACGGCGATCGCGGAGAGCATCATGCCCGCGAGCCGGGTCACCAGGACCACACCGCCGTCCTTGATGACGCGGATGATCAGCAGCGAGTAGCGCATCACCAGCCACAGCACGACATGGATCGCGAGGATCGCCACCCACACCGACACCTGCATGGCGACGCTGTCGGCCTTCTGCACGGCCAGGATGACGGACACGATCGCCCCGGGCCCGGCCAGCAGCGGCATGCCGAGCGGGACGAGCGCGACGTTCACGTCCTTCGTCTGCTTCGGTTCGTCGGTCTTGCCGGTGAGCAGGTCGAGCGCGATCAGCAGGAGCAGCAGCCCGCCCGCGATCATCAGCGCGGGCACGGAGACATGCAGATAGTTCAGGATCTGGTGCCCCAGCAGCCCGAAGACGGTGATGACACCGCCCGCGACACAGACGGCCTGGAAGGCCATCCGCTTCTGCACCCTGCCGGGGCGTCCGGCGGTCAGGGCGAGGAAGATCGGGGTGATCCCGGGGGGATCCATGATGACGAAAAGGGTCAGGAAGAGGGAGCCGAAAACGGCGACGTCGAACATCAGTACACAGGCCTTGCGGGGAAGAGGGGACGGGCGGGCGGAGGTGACCCTCAGACCCCGCCGGTCCCCGGCACGGGGAACGCCCCGGTGGCGCGCCGGGTGATCTCCCCGTACACCTCGGGGTCGGTGGTGTACTCGCCGAGCACACAGGTCTTGCGGCTGCCGTGGTAGTCCGAGGAGCCGGTGACGAGGAGCCCGAGGTCCTTGGCGAGTCCGCGCAGCCGGGCGCGGGTGTCCTCGTCGTGGTCCATGTGGTCGACCTCGATGCCGTCGAGGCCCGCGGCGGCCATCTCGGCGATCGCGGACTCGGGGACCGTGCGGCCGCGCTTGCTCGCGCCCGGGTGTGCGAAGACGGTGACCCCGCCCGCGCCCTTGACCAGCCGGATCGCCTCGAAGGGGTCCGTCTCGTGCTTCTCGACATAGGCTCGGCCGCCGTCGGCCAGCCAGTCCTCGGTGAAGGCGTCGCTCACGGTCGGTACGACACCCAGCTCGACCAGCGCGGTCGCGACATGCGGCCGGCCCACGGAACCGTCACCGGCGATCCGCGCGACCTGCTCCCAGGTGACGGGCACGCCGAGCCCCTGGAGCTTGGCGATCATGCCCCGCGCCCGCGGCACCCGGTCGTCGCGCACCAGCTCCCGCTCGGCGAGCAGGGCGGGCTCCTCGGGGTCGAAGAGGTAGGCCAGCATGTGCAGGGAGATCCCGTCGATCCGGCACGACAGCTCGGCACCGGTGACGAGGGTGAGCCCCTCGGGCAGCGCGCCGATCGCCTCCGCGTACCCGCGGGTGGTGTCGTGATCGGTCAGCGCGACGACGTCCAGTCCGGCGGCGGAAGCGTTGCGCACCAGCTCGGCGGGGGTGTCCGTACCGTCGGAGGCCGTGGAGTGGCAGTGCAGATCGATACGCACGAACGAACTCCAAGCGGACGGCACACGGAAGGGACGCCTCAGCATAGCCCAGATTCGAACACCGAATGTCACACCCGAAAGCGAGGTTCACCCCCTACACAAACGCCAGGGCACCCCACCTGAAGGGGCGCGGGGAACCGCGCGACAAGCCCCCACCACCCGCACCCGACAACGCACCCCCACGGCTTGAGCAAGCGCGGCGACAACGCACCCCCACGGCTTGAGCAAGCGCGGCGACAACACACCCCTACGGCTTGAGCAAGCGCGGCGACAGCGCCCCGCACGGCACCAACTCCACCTCCGCCCCCGCGTCCCGCAGATCCGTCAGCACCAGCTCGTCGTACATCAGCAGCCCGGCCTGCTCGGGCCAGACCACCGCCCACAGCCAGAGCCCGCGGGCCTCCCCCGCGAACACGGCCCGGTCGTCCGGCACCCCCGAGACATGCCACAACGGCGTGGGCCGCCCCACCGCCAGCACCTTCGCCTGCGCCGGCTTCTCGACGCTCATGTAGGGCCCCGGATCCGGCCCGTCGATACCGGCGTACCGCGCGCCGAGACCGACTCCGAGTTCCTCCGCGACGAGGATCAGCTCGGCGACGCCGCCCAGCGGCCCCGGCCCGGAGCAGGCGACGGCGGTCGCACGTCCGCCGCTGCGGTCGTCACCGGCGTAGGTCACCCCCGTGAACAACCACCCGACCGGCAGCGGCCACGGCATCCACACGGGCACCTGCGTGCGGTGCACCACGACACTGAGGGCCTCGACGCTGGGCGGGATCACGGGCTGCAGCGGATGCACCGTCCCGTGCACATCGCACTGCCAGGAGTCGGAGAAGAGTCCGGGAGCCCTGACCCGGCCACCACACTTCGGGCAACTGGGTTCGCCCCTCATAGGGCCCCACGGTCCTACCCGAGCAGGCCCACGTCAAGGACGATCACCCGTCCGGACGGAACGGGTTCCCCGGAGGAAGATAGGTGCAGCTTGCATTAATTAGCCGATCTAACTTATCGTGTGTATATGCCAACTAACTCCGGTCTTCTGCGTCAGCCCAGGGCGGTATGGGCGACGGCCGGCGCGTCCGTCGTCGCCTTCATGGGCATCGGACTGGTCGACCCGATCCTGCCGTCCATCGCCCAGGGTCTCGACGCCACACCCAGCCGGGTCTCCCTGCTCTTCACCTCGTACTTCCTGATCACCGCGTTCGCCATGCTGGTGACGGGCTTCGTCTCCAGCCGGATCGGCGGCCGGCGGACCCTGCTGCTCGGCCTCGCGTTCGTCGTCGTCTTCGCGGGCCTCGCCGGAACCTCGGACTCGGTCGCCGAACTCGTCGGCTTCCGCGCGGGCTGGGGCCTCGGCAACGCCCTCTTCGTGTCGACGGCCCTCGCCGTCATCGTCGGCGCGGCGGCCGGCGGCAGCGCCACGGCGATCCTGCTCTACGAGTCCGCCCTCGGCCTCGGCATGGCCTGCGGCCCCCTGCTCGGCGCGGTGCTCGGGGACGCGAGCTGGCGCTACCCCTTCTTCGGCACCGCGTTCCTGATGGCGGTCGGCTTCCTGTGCGTCACGGCGTTCCTGAAGGAGCAGCCGAAGCCGGCCCGCAGGATCTCGCTGCTCGACCCGGTGAAGGCGCTCGGCCACGGCGGTCTCGCCTCCGCGGCGGCCTCGGCCTTCTTCTACAACTACACGTTCTTCACCGTGCTGGCCTTCACCCCGTTCGTGCTGGACATGACCCCGTACAGGTCGGGGGCGGTGTTCTTCGCGTGGGGCGTGCTGCTCGCCGTCTTCTCGGTCCTCGTGGCGCCCCGCCTACAGGAACGGTTCGGCTCGCTGAGGGTGCTCGGCGGCTCACTGGTGCTGCTCGCGGCCGACGTGCTGGCCCTCGGCTACGGCGACCACACCGCGGCGATCGTCTGCACCGTCCTGTCCGGTGCGTTCATCGGCGTGAACAACACCGTCTACACCGAGTTGGCGCTCGGCGTGTCCGACGCCCCGCGGCCGGTGGCGAGCGCGGGCTACAACTTCGTGCGCTGGTTCGCCGCGGCGGCCGCGCCCTACTTCGCGCCCAAGATCGAGGAGTGGACCGACCCCCGTGTCCCGTTCGTGGTCGCGGCGGTCACGGCGGTGCTCGGCGCGGCAGTGGTCGTCGTACGACGGAAGGCGCTCACGCACGAGGTCGAGGAGCTGACGCTGCGACACTCCACCGAGGACTCGGTCACCGTCTTCGCGAACTGACGGGTCCACGGATCGGCGGGCGGCGCCAACCACACCTTTTCGGCCACCGGTTGGTGACGTTCCTCACGGAGCGTCAGTCGAGCGGGACGGACCTCCGGACGGGATCCCGCAGGTCCGTCCCGTTCGTCAGCCAGCGCTCCTGGAGTGCCTGGGCGCCGTGCACCCGCTTCCAGGCGGCCTCGTTCGCGGTCATGGGGAGCAGCGGGAGGAAGCGGACCGGGTCGAGCGGCTCGTCCAGTTCCAGATCCTCCACCAGGCCGCCCGGTTCGGCGACCAGGACCGAGCTGAACGGGGCGCCGGGCCACAGCGGTTCACCGACGTCCAGGGAGGCGCCGGGGGCCACGACCACGCCCTCGACCTGTGGAGACGCGGCGAGTACGGCCAGCGGGCGGAGCACCTTGTCGGTCTCGGCGAGCCCGCCCCGTACGGAGACGACCAGTTCGGCGCGGGGACCCTTGACGGGGTCGGCGAGGACCGCGGTGGGGTCCGTCATCGGCTGCGCGGACATGCCGAGCGTGGCGTAACGGACGATGTCGCCCTCATGGAAGCGGAGCACCTCGATGCGGTCCGTACCGAGGAAGGTGACCGCCGCGCGGGCGTCCGGCTCGCCCAGCGCCGTACGCAACCGGGCCTCGACGAGAGGAAGAACATCAGCCATGTCGCGAGCATAGAACTCGTCAGTACCGGGCAAAGCAGCGCCTTGACACTTCAGGCGACTGATACTCTGGGCCGGTGGTTGGGGCAGCACGCAGACGGGGTTACCGCCCAGGCCGTCAAGGCACTGGGGGAGTCGCGATCTTGTCCCGACGCCCGATGGGACTCCCTTACGAGGGACCGGCTGGAGGAGGTGGGGCTGTCATGGATCGAAGTCACCCGTGCAGTACCACTCGCTCTTCCGGCCGCTGATGCTGCTCCTGGTTCCGGCTGACCGCCGCCTTCCCTGTTCGCGTCTTCACGCGGAAGAGCACTTCGTTTCGTTTTGCCTGATCTGTCTGATCTGAATCAGCAGCATCCGTCTGATCTCAATCAGCAGCGAAACTCGCCACCGCGACGGTGCGGTGCTCCCCGCTTTGTGGACGTGCCAAACATCCGAAGCAGGACGTCCCCATTCCGGGTAGTTCCACCCGTCAAACGGCCTTTCGTTGCCCGACGCGAAGGAGCCCTGCCATGTCGATGATCCGCGACCTGCGTGCCGTGGTCCGCCCAGCCCGCCCCTCCCTGCTCAAGGGCGGCGTCCGCAAGGGCGGTGTCCGGGTGGACACCGGCGCCTACGACACCACCCGCGACCCGGCGATGCCGTCGGCCGTCGTCGACTGCGCCGTCTACCGCGACGGCGGCCGCGTCGAGTTCGGGCACGCGCTGACCCCGCAGGAGGCCATGCGCCAGGTCCGGCGCGACGGCGGCTTCGTGTGGATCGGGCTGCACGAG
It includes:
- a CDS encoding DEAD/DEAH box helicase encodes the protein MTLPVALSGTDVIGQAKTGTGKTLGFGLPLLERVTVPADVEAGRARPEDLTDAPQALVVVPTRELCTQVTNDLLTAGKVRNVRVLAIYGGRAYEPQVEALKKGIDVVVGTPGRLLDLAGQKKLNLQHIKSLVLDEADEMLDLGFLPDVEKIINLLPARRQTMLFSATMPGAVIGLARRYMSQPTHIRATAPDDEGVTVANISQHVYRAHNMDKPEMVARILQAEGRGLAMIFCRTKRTAADLADQLKQRGFASGAVHGDLGQGAREQALRAFRNGKVDVLVCTDVAARGIDVEGVTHVINYQTPEDEKTYLHRVGRTGRAGAKGIAVTLVDWDDIPRWQLINKALELSFNDPPETYSTSPHFFEEMNIPAGTKGVLPRSERTRAGLDAEELEDLGEPGGRGARGGRGERGGRGERGGRGESRSADRSESERPARTPRRRRRTRGGAGLDGAPEVSTTEQTPVAEEAPASRTPRRRRRTRGGAAAEATVVTAVTPAAPEAAETALTTAEGPSLDPAGTAQGTEGPAKPRRRRTRRSAETTPATETAPAAELTPAQAPSAETAVATAEGTEPAAEVPAAPRRRTRKAAAATPAAEAVAETAVDTAEAVEAKPRRTRKTATTAPAETAVDTAEAVEAKPRRTRKTATTAPAEAVVDTAEAVEAKPRRTRKTATTAPAETAVDTAEAAEAKPRRTRKTATTAPAETAVDTAEAVEAKPRRTRKAAAGAPEAEAEAEATEAVAKPRRTRKTAAAAPAEAVVDTAEAVEAKPRRRTTRKVAEAPETATTAEIPAQATAVEAEAKPRRTRKTAAAPAEAAVDTAEGTEAKPRRTRKVAVAAPASEAVEVTEAKPRRTRKTAAAAPAEAVEVTEVTEAKPRRTRKTAATASAEVAVDTAEATEAKPRRTRKAAAAVTAEIPAQATAEQAEAKPRRTRKTAATADAAVDAAEVKPRVRRTRKATAAADPTDG
- a CDS encoding alpha/beta fold hydrolase — encoded protein: MTRPIDSSTPFPPPPGARAYPLRTARGDFAVVDSPVAAGVEERGVALLLPGFTGSKEDFHRLHGPLAARGYRMVAVDGRGQNESDGPADDESPYAREELARDVLAQAAALGTPVHLVGHSLGGQIARAAVLIDHSPFVSFTLMSSGPAEISESQKLRVKLLHDALAVMTMPEVWEAIRAMGPPEEVGGPARGFGDPEQLRLRWLNHKPAQLLATGRQLCAEPNRVAELAAVRLPFHVLSGARDDTWPLPLLDAMAVELRADRTVVPEAEHSPNLDQPLPTAHALADFWDGHPRTG
- a CDS encoding NYN domain-containing protein; protein product: MNDDLPALAARIDRTNELLTRMLAEVAKTPSTHAIFVDAGYLYAAAGRLIAGTEDRRAFDLDAEGLIEALIDRARTIFADSRLLRVYWYDGARRRIHTAEQQSIAELPDVKVRLGNLNANNQQKGVDSLIRTDLESLARHRAISDAALLGGDEDLVSAVEAAQGYGARVHLWGIEAPEGRNQAEPLLWEVDSQRTLDLDFFKPYVARRTAPAYEASGATRPTREDVRFVGAQIAAKWLAARGREALAELLPGHPYLPGSVDQDLLVEAEGILQYSLRGQSDLRRALRDGFWEHVQTQY
- a CDS encoding MarC family protein encodes the protein MFDVAVFGSLFLTLFVIMDPPGITPIFLALTAGRPGRVQKRMAFQAVCVAGGVITVFGLLGHQILNYLHVSVPALMIAGGLLLLLIALDLLTGKTDEPKQTKDVNVALVPLGMPLLAGPGAIVSVILAVQKADSVAMQVSVWVAILAIHVVLWLVMRYSLLIIRVIKDGGVVLVTRLAGMMLSAIAVQQIINGITQVVRAG
- a CDS encoding PHP domain-containing protein is translated as MRIDLHCHSTASDGTDTPAELVRNASAAGLDVVALTDHDTTRGYAEAIGALPEGLTLVTGAELSCRIDGISLHMLAYLFDPEEPALLAERELVRDDRVPRARGMIAKLQGLGVPVTWEQVARIAGDGSVGRPHVATALVELGVVPTVSDAFTEDWLADGGRAYVEKHETDPFEAIRLVKGAGGVTVFAHPGASKRGRTVPESAIAEMAAAGLDGIEVDHMDHDEDTRARLRGLAKDLGLLVTGSSDYHGSRKTCVLGEYTTDPEVYGEITRRATGAFPVPGTGGV
- a CDS encoding DUF6758 family protein, with translation MRGEPSCPKCGGRVRAPGLFSDSWQCDVHGTVHPLQPVIPPSVEALSVVVHRTQVPVWMPWPLPVGWLFTGVTYAGDDRSGGRATAVACSGPGPLGGVAELILVAEELGVGLGARYAGIDGPDPGPYMSVEKPAQAKVLAVGRPTPLWHVSGVPDDRAVFAGEARGLWLWAVVWPEQAGLLMYDELVLTDLRDAGAEVELVPCGALSPRLLKP
- a CDS encoding MFS transporter — translated: MPTNSGLLRQPRAVWATAGASVVAFMGIGLVDPILPSIAQGLDATPSRVSLLFTSYFLITAFAMLVTGFVSSRIGGRRTLLLGLAFVVVFAGLAGTSDSVAELVGFRAGWGLGNALFVSTALAVIVGAAAGGSATAILLYESALGLGMACGPLLGAVLGDASWRYPFFGTAFLMAVGFLCVTAFLKEQPKPARRISLLDPVKALGHGGLASAAASAFFYNYTFFTVLAFTPFVLDMTPYRSGAVFFAWGVLLAVFSVLVAPRLQERFGSLRVLGGSLVLLAADVLALGYGDHTAAIVCTVLSGAFIGVNNTVYTELALGVSDAPRPVASAGYNFVRWFAAAAAPYFAPKIEEWTDPRVPFVVAAVTAVLGAAVVVVRRKALTHEVEELTLRHSTEDSVTVFAN
- a CDS encoding suppressor of fused domain protein; its protein translation is MADVLPLVEARLRTALGEPDARAAVTFLGTDRIEVLRFHEGDIVRYATLGMSAQPMTDPTAVLADPVKGPRAELVVSVRGGLAETDKVLRPLAVLAASPQVEGVVVAPGASLDVGEPLWPGAPFSSVLVAEPGGLVEDLELDEPLDPVRFLPLLPMTANEAAWKRVHGAQALQERWLTNGTDLRDPVRRSVPLD